Proteins from a single region of Paraglaciecola sp. T6c:
- a CDS encoding peroxiredoxin-like family protein, translating into MSLQAQIAEYEKQKNATAPKDVLNVMALATSDLMATDISSDALQVGDYAPDFSLPNVHGKLVTLAEMLAHGPVVLNFYRGGWCPYCNYELRAFEEVLERIEDLGAQLVAVSPETPDNSLTTKDKNELSYAVLSDVGNNVTNDYGLVFSLDERLRPIYSHSGVDLPAFNGDDTFNLPMPATYVINQSGQIVYAFVSEDYTKRSEPSEVLKILTTLDN; encoded by the coding sequence ATGTCGCTACAGGCGCAAATAGCCGAATACGAAAAACAGAAAAATGCCACCGCGCCCAAGGACGTATTAAACGTTATGGCCCTAGCCACCAGTGATTTGATGGCAACGGATATTTCTTCTGATGCTTTACAAGTGGGGGATTACGCGCCTGATTTTAGTTTGCCAAATGTGCATGGTAAGCTCGTCACCTTAGCTGAAATGCTGGCCCACGGGCCCGTGGTGTTAAATTTCTATCGCGGTGGTTGGTGTCCTTATTGCAACTACGAGCTTCGAGCATTTGAAGAAGTGCTGGAACGCATCGAAGATTTAGGGGCGCAGTTGGTGGCAGTGTCCCCCGAAACGCCAGATAACTCACTCACCACCAAAGATAAAAACGAGTTGTCTTACGCTGTATTGTCAGATGTGGGCAACAATGTGACGAATGACTACGGTCTGGTATTTAGCCTAGACGAGCGCTTACGGCCAATTTATTCGCATTCAGGAGTAGATCTTCCCGCTTTTAATGGTGATGACACCTTCAATTTGCCCATGCCTGCAACGTATGTCATCAATCAAAGCGGCCAAATTGTGTATGCGTTCGTATCTGAAGATTACACTAAGCGCTCAGAGCCATCTGAGGTCTTGAAAATTTTAACCACACTTGATAACTAA
- a CDS encoding haloacid dehalogenase type II, with protein MAHAAPKPKVIIFDVNETLLDLETMRTSVGKALDGQEELTTLWFSTMLHHSLVTTVTGDYQDFGKIGVAALMMVAQNNNIDITEEQAVTAIKTPLLSLPAHPDVKAGLTALKAQGFKIVSLTNSSNKGVETQFKNAGLTDYFDKRMSIEDIKVYKPDLRSYAWALEQLNIKPEEALMVAAHGWDVAGAKAAGLQTAFVARPGKALYPLAQEPDYIVKDLSELVEILK; from the coding sequence ATGGCTCATGCGGCCCCAAAACCTAAAGTTATTATTTTCGATGTAAACGAAACCCTTCTCGATTTAGAAACCATGCGCACCTCAGTCGGTAAGGCCTTAGATGGTCAAGAAGAGCTAACAACTTTATGGTTTTCAACCATGTTGCATCATTCGCTAGTGACCACAGTAACCGGTGACTACCAAGACTTTGGTAAAATTGGCGTAGCGGCGTTAATGATGGTGGCGCAAAACAACAATATCGACATTACCGAAGAGCAAGCCGTAACCGCGATTAAAACGCCCTTACTATCTCTGCCCGCTCACCCTGATGTTAAAGCGGGGTTGACTGCCCTTAAAGCGCAAGGATTCAAAATTGTCAGTTTGACCAACTCGTCTAACAAAGGTGTTGAGACCCAGTTCAAAAATGCGGGTTTAACGGATTATTTCGATAAGCGCATGAGCATTGAAGACATTAAAGTTTACAAACCTGATCTGCGTTCATATGCATGGGCACTTGAACAACTGAATATTAAACCTGAAGAGGCGCTAATGGTTGCTGCCCACGGTTGGGATGTCGCTGGTGCTAAAGCGGCAGGGTTACAAACCGCTTTTGTTGCGCGCCCAGGCAAAGCGCTTTATCCGTTGGCACAAGAGCCAGACTATATCGTAAAAGATTTAAGCGAATTGGTTGAAATACTAAAGTAA
- a CDS encoding alpha/beta hydrolase: MRKIFVMLLVVVVGLLLWLGVCLLQDSRSTGLAIFNNTLKLIDPITVNHDIAFGDEPWQTLDVYPSDNSHPVAPVIVFIHGGGWNWGNKSMYYFVAHAFVARGYTVVIPDYIKYPEGHFPQFIEDGAKTLAWVKENISRYNGNPQQIYLAGHSAGAHTGALLMTDKHYLTDVGITVGDISGFAGIAGPYAFTPDSPEYIATFGEENFHTMKATSHVDGDEPPMLLLHAMGDNAVGEFNQQQLAQALRDANRPVQTRLYGEEINHINILLKLHPWFAGSVDTGHDLDEFFQLLSAQQFNELRPTHQGAN, encoded by the coding sequence ATGCGCAAAATATTTGTGATGCTACTGGTAGTGGTTGTTGGGCTATTGCTCTGGCTTGGGGTGTGTTTATTACAAGACAGTCGAAGCACAGGCTTAGCTATTTTCAATAACACACTCAAGCTGATTGACCCCATCACAGTCAATCATGATATTGCCTTTGGCGATGAGCCATGGCAAACATTAGATGTGTACCCCAGTGACAATTCGCACCCTGTGGCACCGGTTATCGTATTTATTCACGGTGGAGGTTGGAATTGGGGAAACAAGTCTATGTATTATTTCGTCGCTCATGCCTTTGTTGCACGCGGCTACACAGTCGTTATTCCTGACTATATTAAATATCCTGAAGGGCACTTCCCCCAGTTCATTGAAGATGGCGCAAAAACACTTGCTTGGGTAAAAGAGAATATTTCCCGCTATAACGGTAACCCGCAACAAATTTATCTTGCAGGGCATTCAGCTGGGGCACACACCGGCGCGCTATTGATGACGGACAAACACTATTTGACTGACGTTGGCATAACTGTGGGGGATATCAGCGGCTTTGCAGGCATAGCTGGGCCTTATGCATTTACCCCAGATTCACCAGAATACATTGCCACCTTCGGTGAAGAGAATTTTCACACAATGAAAGCCACTAGCCATGTTGATGGCGACGAGCCACCCATGTTGCTATTACATGCAATGGGTGACAACGCAGTGGGTGAATTCAATCAACAACAGCTAGCACAAGCCTTGCGTGATGCAAATCGGCCAGTGCAGACACGGCTTTACGGTGAAGAGATTAATCACATCAACATATTATTAAAACTGCATCCTTGGTTTGCAGGTAGCGTCGATACTGGGCATGACTTAGACGAGTTTTTTCAATTGCTTAGTGCACAGCAATTTAACGAGCTACGGCCTACCCACCAAGGGGCCAATTAA
- a CDS encoding pentapeptide repeat-containing protein: MGIEYYDDEIGHQHPLASEACWESIRFEQCRFEKLDLREGQWRFCVFDECEFVDCDLSLLALNNSQFHSAIFIRCKLLAVDWTQADWTSHLGNPPKFKDCILNSGSFFGLALGAIQLIDCKVHDVDFTQASLRKARFVGSELDQSRFHNTTLTSADFTQAQGYQIDLRQNRVDKARFSRVEALGLLAALGIELVD, from the coding sequence TTGGGCATTGAATATTACGATGACGAGATTGGTCATCAACACCCTTTAGCCAGTGAAGCTTGCTGGGAGAGCATAAGGTTCGAACAGTGCAGGTTCGAAAAGCTTGATTTGAGGGAAGGGCAATGGCGCTTTTGTGTATTTGATGAATGTGAATTTGTCGATTGTGATTTGTCGCTGCTGGCATTGAACAATAGCCAGTTTCACAGTGCCATTTTTATTCGCTGTAAATTATTGGCAGTTGACTGGACGCAAGCAGATTGGACTAGTCATTTGGGAAACCCGCCAAAATTTAAAGACTGCATACTCAACTCCGGCTCTTTTTTTGGCTTGGCTCTGGGGGCTATACAGCTTATTGATTGCAAAGTGCATGATGTCGACTTTACCCAAGCCAGTTTGCGTAAAGCGCGTTTTGTAGGCAGTGAGCTAGATCAAAGCCGCTTTCATAATACGACTTTGACTTCAGCTGATTTCACCCAAGCCCAGGGTTATCAAATAGATTTAAGGCAAAATCGTGTAGATAAGGCACGCTTTTCTCGCGTTGAGGCGTTGGGGTTGTTAGCAGCATTAGGGATTGAGTTAGTAGACTAA
- a CDS encoding succinylglutamate desuccinylase/aspartoacylase family protein, producing MHLRSRYLMIIMCFITTLANAARSPFELAGNSIPAGEQRSFFANVTDTDMQVPITVFHGVDSGPVLTFSAGTHGDEFPAITALQRLRSEVDPAVLKGTLILVHAANLPALHQYGLSALHPNDKKNLNREFPGNAKGSDTERLAHFLTEEIIGSSDYLADLHSGSAYQQLWPHIYAPFVGDNALDARTLAWAKASGMRHIILYGDRPRDPANSISYPNTAMTRGKPGLTLEIGDRGHNEEVDVLAYLDALRRLIAGIDMLPSTLPASEGQTIYEQLVEVETPVKGFFESKCEIGEFVQQGALLGIVRDYFGEPIAELRAPNRGVVLMLQNAPPANKGAALITIGVQ from the coding sequence ATGCATCTACGATCCCGCTATTTAATGATTATTATGTGCTTTATCACCACCCTAGCAAATGCTGCTCGCTCGCCCTTCGAATTAGCAGGCAACAGCATTCCTGCAGGTGAGCAGCGTTCATTTTTTGCCAACGTTACGGATACTGATATGCAGGTCCCGATCACCGTTTTCCATGGGGTTGACTCAGGCCCGGTCTTGACCTTTTCTGCCGGAACCCATGGCGACGAATTCCCAGCAATCACAGCCCTACAACGCTTGCGCTCAGAGGTTGACCCAGCTGTACTCAAAGGAACGCTTATTCTTGTGCATGCGGCAAATTTGCCTGCGCTTCACCAATACGGCCTAAGCGCTCTGCATCCAAATGACAAAAAGAATCTAAATCGGGAGTTTCCTGGCAACGCCAAAGGTTCTGATACAGAGCGTCTTGCGCATTTTTTAACAGAAGAGATCATCGGCAGTAGTGACTATCTTGCTGACTTGCATTCAGGGAGCGCATATCAGCAACTATGGCCGCATATATACGCGCCCTTCGTGGGTGATAATGCACTAGATGCTCGCACTCTGGCCTGGGCCAAAGCCTCCGGCATGCGTCATATCATTTTATACGGTGACCGCCCAAGAGATCCCGCCAATTCAATTAGTTACCCGAATACAGCAATGACACGTGGCAAGCCCGGCCTGACGCTAGAGATAGGTGATCGTGGCCATAACGAAGAAGTAGACGTGCTGGCATATCTTGATGCACTGCGCCGTCTAATTGCGGGTATCGACATGCTTCCTAGCACCTTACCTGCTTCAGAAGGTCAAACTATTTACGAACAACTTGTCGAAGTAGAAACCCCAGTAAAAGGCTTTTTTGAGTCTAAGTGTGAAATTGGCGAATTTGTACAGCAAGGGGCGCTACTAGGGATAGTGCGCGATTACTTTGGTGAACCTATCGCTGAGCTTCGGGCGCCAAACCGCGGTGTGGTGTTGATGCTTCAAAACGCGCCGCCAGCGAACAAAGGGGCAGCGTTGATAACCATTGGTGTCCAGTAA
- a CDS encoding TIGR02450 family Trp-rich protein: MHQINPKKLLNSKWTAVRPQNKEKHFIVSEVEFDEEGAVLICCIEAVMTKRATSIDWQELKNSGQWQQGWK, from the coding sequence ATGCATCAAATTAACCCTAAAAAGTTACTCAACAGCAAATGGACGGCGGTAAGGCCCCAGAACAAAGAAAAGCACTTCATTGTCTCTGAAGTAGAGTTTGATGAAGAAGGTGCAGTGCTAATCTGCTGCATTGAAGCTGTGATGACAAAACGCGCTACCTCTATAGATTGGCAGGAATTAAAAAACAGCGGCCAATGGCAACAAGGTTGGAAATAG
- a CDS encoding ABC transporter transmembrane domain-containing protein gives MSSKNIDLVNLRQTLFALLKPERSFFAVVIAYSVVIGLLTLAVPIAVQTLINTIANIASTRAVITLAIVLFSTLLLSGCFAALRMRVMEYYERRIYARLVADLSLRTILAPHSYFEGSQNTSITHRYFDIMTLQKNVPSLMVDGIALILQMIVGFTLVSFYHPFLLAFNLCVILIMYAIWRLWSTQAKVTAVRLSESKYTTAKWLSNLASANDFLKSSSQFDYAGKKTERYVSEYVDNHSRHFSFTFKQVVMFLVLYALASSALLGLGGWLVIIGQLSIGQLVAAELIMAAVFLGLSNFSHYLKLYYELYGTADKIGGAINIPQEALEQTSKPAPAGGALDFNKVIIKRKSESCLIDKQIAQGDKYFVSTQTNWTQRSIVNLLKRYEVPSSGWINLDNSDLSDYDTYDLRQAVFVLDRSLIIECTIEEYIHMCVPDVTTSEINATIERVGLADVISSLPLKLKTPISSVGTPLQPLEFILLKLVVVMLSKPKVLVINQHFDAIPTIRRERILGVIERTDLTVLYFSNAPTPAFFNGIIELESKKEPQPNVNTSQEAEHE, from the coding sequence ATGTCCTCCAAAAATATTGACCTAGTTAACTTGCGCCAAACCTTGTTTGCGCTGTTAAAACCAGAACGTTCTTTTTTCGCTGTCGTCATCGCTTATAGCGTAGTGATTGGCCTATTGACATTAGCTGTGCCAATCGCCGTACAAACCTTGATCAACACCATAGCCAATATCGCTTCAACGCGCGCGGTCATTACCCTTGCCATCGTGTTGTTTAGTACTTTGCTGCTGTCGGGGTGTTTCGCAGCGCTACGCATGCGGGTGATGGAGTATTATGAACGGCGCATCTATGCACGCTTAGTCGCTGATCTAAGCTTGCGCACTATCTTGGCTCCCCATAGCTACTTTGAGGGCAGCCAAAACACATCAATCACCCATCGTTATTTCGACATCATGACATTGCAAAAGAACGTCCCTAGTTTGATGGTTGATGGTATCGCATTGATCTTGCAGATGATTGTCGGTTTTACTCTGGTTTCTTTTTATCACCCATTTCTGCTGGCATTCAACTTGTGCGTCATTTTAATTATGTATGCAATCTGGCGACTCTGGTCAACTCAAGCAAAGGTTACAGCGGTGCGCCTATCTGAGTCTAAGTACACGACTGCGAAATGGTTGAGTAACTTAGCATCAGCAAACGACTTTTTAAAATCGTCTTCGCAATTTGATTATGCAGGCAAAAAAACCGAGCGCTACGTTTCAGAGTATGTGGATAATCACTCTCGCCACTTCTCATTCACCTTTAAACAAGTCGTTATGTTTCTGGTGCTTTACGCACTGGCAAGCTCGGCTTTGCTTGGTTTAGGTGGTTGGTTGGTCATTATTGGTCAGTTGTCCATCGGGCAATTGGTTGCCGCAGAGTTGATTATGGCCGCAGTATTCTTAGGGCTGTCTAACTTCAGTCATTATTTAAAGTTGTATTACGAGCTATATGGCACCGCAGACAAAATTGGCGGCGCTATCAACATACCTCAAGAGGCGTTAGAACAAACATCCAAACCTGCGCCAGCTGGCGGCGCACTTGATTTCAATAAGGTGATTATTAAGCGTAAAAGCGAATCATGCCTTATCGACAAACAAATCGCACAAGGGGATAAATACTTTGTCTCTACTCAGACCAATTGGACCCAGCGCAGCATAGTTAACTTACTCAAACGCTATGAGGTTCCCTCTTCTGGGTGGATAAATCTTGATAATAGCGACTTGTCTGATTACGACACCTACGATTTACGCCAAGCCGTATTTGTATTAGACCGCTCATTAATTATCGAATGTACTATCGAAGAATACATACACATGTGTGTTCCCGATGTAACCACCAGTGAGATAAACGCCACCATAGAAAGAGTCGGCTTAGCGGATGTGATCAGTTCGTTGCCGCTAAAGCTCAAAACGCCAATTTCGTCGGTAGGCACACCTTTGCAGCCACTTGAATTTATCTTACTAAAGTTAGTCGTGGTGATGCTTTCTAAGCCAAAAGTGCTGGTCATCAACCAGCATTTCGATGCGATCCCGACCATCAGACGAGAGCGTATTTTAGGCGTGATAGAA